TTACGTTGCCAAAATTTGTTCGCTACAAAAGTTTGTACCAATTCCTCGTTTAAGAGGGTTTTGTTACCTATTTCATAACTAATAAATGTTTCATCAATTCCCCTTCACTTTTTTCTGCAATATAGCAAGAGGCAGGAGGCAGTTATGCTGGAGGTGAAAACCCTGTGCTTGCTGATGTTGAGATTTTAAAACCTAACCAGCTCTTCGACTGCAATACAATGAAATGAAACAAATTTCGTTATGCCTTACTCGTATGTGTTGAGTTATGAGTTTAAAAACTCTTTTATTTTAATTCAAAAGCTTGCCCTTGAGCGAAGCGAAGGGTCAAAATTCAAAACTTTTCTAACCTAGTTACAAATTACCAACCATTAACTGTTGCTGGCAAAATTGGATAACAGCTTCAGCAGGTAAGGGTTTGCTAAACAAGTAGCCTTGCATTCCGTCGCACTTCACCGCGTGTAAAAACTTCAACTGTTTTAGTGTTTCGACACCTTCAGCAATGACATTTAACTCTAGCCCATGTCCTAACGCAACGATCGATTTAATAATCGCTGCGTCTTTTTGATCTGTTGTGATATCGTTAACAAACTCGCGAGCCACCTTGAGGGTATGTAAGGGGAAACGTCTGAGTGTCGCCAGCGAGGAGTAGCCAGTTCCAAAGTCATCCATCGCAATGTAGACGCCCATATCCTGTAACTCTTGCAGAACGCAAATTGTGAAGTTGACATCATGCATGGCAATACTTTCTGTGATTTCAACTTCCAAATAACTCGGATCGAGTCCTGTTTCTGCAAGAACGCGAGCAATCGTTTTTGATAAGCTTTGCTGTTGAAACTGTCGCGCTGAGAGATTCACCGCAATCCGCATTGGTGGTAGCCCTGCGAGTTGCCAAGCACGGTTTTGGGTACAAGCAGCTTGGAGTACCCACTCGCCAATTGCGCCGATTAATCCCGTTTCTTCTGCTAAGGGAATAAACTGATCAGGAGAAACTAGCCCTAACTCTGAATGTTGCCAGCGAATCAAAGCTTCAAGTGCGACGATCTGACCAGTTTTTAAATTAAGCTGTGGCTGATAGTGCAGCAAAAACTCATCGCGGTTTAATGCTTTGTAGAGATGATTGGCTAAAACAAGTTGCTCTAGTGCTTTTTTATTCATCTCCGGCGCGTACAACTGAAAGTTGTCTTTTCCCTGCTGCTTAGCGCGGTACATTGTCGTATCCGCATTTTTAAGTAGCGTTTCTGTATCTTCGCCGTCGTAAGGAGCTAATGCAATCCCAATACTTGTTGTGATGTGTAATTCGCGATCGCCAATCCGAAACGGAGTTTTGAAAGAAGATAAAATTCTTTGTGCTAGCTTAGCAGCTTCTTCTGGGCAACTAATTCGTGGCAGTAGCAAGGTAAATTCGTCGCCTCCCCAACGGGCGATTGTATCGCCTTCACGCAAACAGCCTAGCAATCTTTGCGCCACACTTTGTAATAGCGCATCTCCCACCGCATGACCCAGCGTATCATTGATTGTTTTGAAGCGATCTAAATCAAGAAATGCTACGGCAAGCATTTCACCGCGCCGATAGGCTTGAGCAAGAGCTAGGGAAAGACGATCTTCAAAAAGTATCCGATTTGGTAGCCCTGTTAAAGGATCGTGTGAAGCTTGATGGCGGAACATATCTTCCACGCGTCGCTGCATCACAGCCATGTATAGATGATTTCCTAAAGCTTGAGCAAGTTTAACCTCATTGAGACGCCACTCTTGTGCTTGTCCTTGTTTGATTTCTCGCCACGCTGCAAACGACTCACGCGGACGAACATTGCGTTCGTCATGATTCACTCTCCCCGCCCACAAAGTCTCAGTTTCGATTTCATTGCGGAAAATCGTAAAACATCCTACACAATCTTGACGATATTGCAGCGGCATAATCAAAATTGAACGAATTTTCGTTGCTGCAAAAGCCGAGACTAAATCAAAGTGTGGTTCTTGATACAAGTCGCTAATCGTTCGGAAATGGGGCAGTTTTGACACATGGGCACTATTATGGTCAGCAGATAAATTTTCAAGGTTTTCTGCTATGGAAAAATTCTGCACGCGCAGTTCTTCATAACTGTATTGCTGATTGGGGGAAGTAGATTGCGGAAACCCCATTATTTGCTGCCAATATGAACTTTCTTCAAGTTCACAGCAAGGTTGTTCTCCGTAGGTATAAACTTGCGCTAGCTTACCTGTAGGTTCTGCGGTGATATAAAGTCTACCTCCAGAACCTTGTAAAACTTTGACAATCTCTTCTAAAACGGTTTGGCGAATTTCTGTGACACTAGCAGGAGAGTGAAGCAAGCAACTAATTTGATTGAGTGTTGCTTCGTGCTGCACTTGTTGTCGTGTCTGCTTCAATAGGTTTGATTGAGAAATTGCAATTGATAGCTGATCGACAAGCAACTGTACAACTTCTAATTCTTTTTGAGAAATCTGTCGCGGTTGACTGTGGTGCGAAACAAGCAACCCCCAAAGCTGGTTTTGGTATAAAATGGGCAATGTTAGCGAGGAAGACACACCCATATTAGACAAGTATTGGGCATGACAAGGATCGATAGGGCAATAGCGGATATCTTCTACTAAGAGGCTTTCTCCTGTTTCCGAGCTATCGAGTTGGTTTAGTGCTTTTCTTTGAGCAACAACATCCACAATGATCCGCTGACGAGTTTTCACAAACATTTCCCGCGCTTGTGGTGGGATATCATCAGCAGGAAAATGTAGCCCTAGAAGTGATGGAAGCCGCTGACCGTGAATTGATTCAGCAATCACCTCACCACTTCCATCAGGATGA
The DNA window shown above is from Gloeocapsopsis sp. IPPAS B-1203 and carries:
- a CDS encoding EAL domain-containing protein; the encoded protein is MKRSQGKKSRHVCVQEGVLNRITSRIRKSLELQEILTTTVEEVRRFLNTERVKIYRFHPDGSGEVIAESIHGQRLPSLLGLHFPADDIPPQAREMFVKTRQRIIVDVVAQRKALNQLDSSETGESLLVEDIRYCPIDPCHAQYLSNMGVSSSLTLPILYQNQLWGLLVSHHSQPRQISQKELEVVQLLVDQLSIAISQSNLLKQTRQQVQHEATLNQISCLLHSPASVTEIRQTVLEEIVKVLQGSGGRLYITAEPTGKLAQVYTYGEQPCCELEESSYWQQIMGFPQSTSPNQQYSYEELRVQNFSIAENLENLSADHNSAHVSKLPHFRTISDLYQEPHFDLVSAFAATKIRSILIMPLQYRQDCVGCFTIFRNEIETETLWAGRVNHDERNVRPRESFAAWREIKQGQAQEWRLNEVKLAQALGNHLYMAVMQRRVEDMFRHQASHDPLTGLPNRILFEDRLSLALAQAYRRGEMLAVAFLDLDRFKTINDTLGHAVGDALLQSVAQRLLGCLREGDTIARWGGDEFTLLLPRISCPEEAAKLAQRILSSFKTPFRIGDRELHITTSIGIALAPYDGEDTETLLKNADTTMYRAKQQGKDNFQLYAPEMNKKALEQLVLANHLYKALNRDEFLLHYQPQLNLKTGQIVALEALIRWQHSELGLVSPDQFIPLAEETGLIGAIGEWVLQAACTQNRAWQLAGLPPMRIAVNLSARQFQQQSLSKTIARVLAETGLDPSYLEVEITESIAMHDVNFTICVLQELQDMGVYIAMDDFGTGYSSLATLRRFPLHTLKVAREFVNDITTDQKDAAIIKSIVALGHGLELNVIAEGVETLKQLKFLHAVKCDGMQGYLFSKPLPAEAVIQFCQQQLMVGNL